From one Humulus lupulus chromosome 8, drHumLupu1.1, whole genome shotgun sequence genomic stretch:
- the LOC133797757 gene encoding ACT domain-containing protein ACR12 — protein MALANTALFASAFSALGRSRIALSHIPSPLPPLHLTTPSELLTRSEILRSFSRIRGVVVHASPNGPNAVGPTFLTSEQDADYDPMPIVMIDQDSDSDATIVQLSFGDRLGALIDTMRALKDLGLDVSKGTVATEGSVKQTKMYIKRLDSGRKVEDPDMLERIRLTVINNLLKYHPESSRQLAMGEAFGIQAPEKKLDVDVATHIHVKEDGPKKSLLYIETADRPGLLVEIIKIIADVNIDVESAEIDTEGLVAKDKFHVSYRGAALTSSLSQILVNCLRYYLRRPETDVDSY, from the exons ATGGCTCTAGCAAACACCGCCCTCTTCGCCTCCGCCTTCTCCGCCCTCGGCCGATCCAGGATCGCCCTCTCCCACATTCCTTCTCCTCTTCCTCCTCTCCACCTCACCACGCCTTCCGAGCTCCTCACTCGCTCCGAAATCCTCCGCTCCTTCTCCCGAATTCG GGGTGTTGTTGTGCATGCTTCTCCCAATGGTCCGAATGCTGTTGGTCCAACCTTTTTG ACATCTGAACAAGATGCTGATTACGATCCAATGCCAATTGTGATGATAGATCAAGATTCAGATTCCGATGCAACCATTGTACAGCTTAGCTTTGGGGATCGCCTTGGAGCTCTGATCGACACG ATGAGAGCATTGAAGGATCTGGGACTGGATGTGTCAAAGGGGACTGTTGCAACTGAAGGTTCAGTTAAGCAAACAAAAATGTATATTAAACGATT AGACAGTGGGCGCAAAGTTGAGGATCCTGATATGTTAGAGAGAATTCGACTTACTGTCATCAATAATCTGTTGAAGTATCATCCT GAATCTAGTCGGCAACTTGCAATGGGTGAGGCCTTTGGAATTCAAGCTCCTGAAAAGAAG CTTGATGTTGATGTTGCAACTCATATACATGTGAAGGAAGACGGACCTAAGAAAAG CTTGCTCTACATAGAGACTGCAGACAGACCAGGACTGCTTGTTGAAATCATCAAAATCATTGCTGACGTCAACATTGACGTGGAATCCGCAGAGATTGATACTGAA GGGTTGGTGGCCAAAGATAAATTTCATGTCAGCTATAGAGGGGCGGCACTCACAAGTTCATTGTCTCAG ATATTAGTGAACTGTTTGCGTTACTACCTCAGGAGGCCAGAAACTGATGTAGATAGTTACTAA